CACGCAAGCACTCATCCAAACTCAGTTTATAATACAACTGAATGTATTTATCCCATCAACTGCAAGCTAAACAAAAATCCCGAAGGAAGTGCTCCGACACGAGCTAATCACAACTAAACAACGTCAATTGCTGTGGTTATATTATTCCTATAATAGTTTATTTAGGTACTATTATAGGGAGGCATCTACGGcatgcagttaaaaaaaacctgacatttaCTTCTCATTCAAGTTAAAGGCTTGCATGACTGAAAACCATAACTACGCTGTGCACAAGTGCACACAGATAAGCTCCTTGGAAGGGCGGTTGCCTCAAACTAACATATGCTAACGCTAACTAGCAGGGTAAATCGGAAGAACGAATGCTCTTGCTGGTAACGCAAGCCAGCCAGTAGTCACAACATGTACCTGCAGGTGCAGAGTCGCTCATCTTATGTGAGCAGCTGAGCTAACTGGCTAAAAAAGGGGCTGCGGCTAACTGGCCTTGGTTTCTCTACAGAGTGGGCCACTTGTATTCGGCCCAGCCCGCTAAATTAGGAGTGAATTTTAAAGCCCTGCACTCTGGTTTGTATTCTTACACCAGTTCTGTGAATATGAACGCAGCTTCGTAATGCAATGCACCCAGTTAGACGAGCTACCTTCATCAACAGGGCCTTCGTTCTGGCGCCATCTTCATGAAGCTTCTGAAATCCAAACAGTGAGCTGCAAAGCAAGAAGACAACATAGGCGGCTCAGTATCACTTGCAGGGCGGTTCATGGACATTTAAAACACGAAATGGAGAAAAGCGATTAATTTTGCGTGTCTGAGCATTAATGCGAGTGCGCGGAGTTGATATTCCCGACCTGTCGATCCCGGCCAGAGTCTCCCTCTCCTGGGCTGTCAGTGTCGGAAAGTCCTCCTCTGTTTCACTCGCTTTTCCCGCCGCCATTTTCTTTCCCTCATCACCAGCAGAAGAAGCCGAGCCGAGACTCCGAGCAGCAGCGCAGGCAGCGGCGGCGACGGAGACGCCGCACGACTGCATGGGACGAACGCAGTGCTCCGCCGAGTCAAAGGAAGGAAGCCGAAGacaacaaaatgatcaaaaacttTTCCCCAGGATGATAAGATGCTGTTCGGTGTAGTAAATCCTGTCGGGGGGGCACAAAAGCGCTCTCCGGGTATCTCCTCACATTTTTCATCACAAAGTAATATTATCCCGTTGTTGCGATGCACGTAACTGAGTGCAGTATCCGAAATGTGGGTATTTCACCATAAAATGTGTTTCGGCCGCGAAGATAAAGTTGTTATAATTGTGAAACCCAAGCGGACCCACGCGCCGTTCTAGCCCCGCCCTTTCTTCCCATTTCATCCAATAGTAGCGCCCATTTCCTACCATATGACTTCTCTGCTATACcatttttttatggtttaatgTAAATTTGTCCCTGAAAATGGCAAATTATTAATACCACTAcgatagacagatagatagctagatagatagatcCTAACCCTCACAATTTGTCCCTTAAGTTTTAGCATCATCACAACAAATAaaccacattattattattgtatataTACGTACATATGCATATTATATCacacattattattactattacatTAACAGTACACTTCTTTAATCATTGTTTTTCAtcagtttgaaaatgtgattctacatttttgtattcttgtattttaaaaaaaaattagtaataactatttattatttcattcataaagtTCAGTACAGTGAAAGATGGAATGCAATTTGCAAATAATTTCCTAAACCACTGAacgtaaataaatgaaatgacagCTTTTTTACCGCGTGACGTAGGAAGTCATCATGCTGTGGGCGTGGCTTAGAATTGTCAACATCCCGGTGACATAACTAGTATCTCCAAAATGGCGACGGGGGACCACAGAGAAGGTTAGCAACTGTTCTTGTTGcgattaaatgatttttttattttttttaattctttttctataaaaacCTAGTGTTGGAAATGAAATATATCTTTCAAACACAGTGAAAACAAACCTGTATCACACACCGGGAGCTATTCGCTATATACCTAGCTAATATTAGCTACTCctaatgaaaggaaaaacaacgTATGAACCGAGCACTTGAGCTTAGGGTCAGAAACAGcctaaaatatacatttcatgTGGTTAACAACACAGCAGGACAGGACGACCCAGAGAGCGAAGACGAGGTCTATGAGGTGGTGGACCTCACAGAGTACGCCCGGAGGCACCAGTGGTGGAGCCGGGTGTTTGGGAACAACTCCGGGCCGATTGCTGAGAAATATTCCGTGGCCACCCAGATCATGATGGGAGGGGTGACTGGCTGGTAAGGACATTGTGGATCGACTAAAACAGAATCTCTATGCAGTTATTTCCCATCAATTAAACGATTATGTCGACGATAATATCAGTTTAAATGTTCTGGATTACatacaatgccttgcaaaagttgTTCTACCAattgaaaatattcatatttatccatattataacaaaacaaaacaaagatcgaagtatatatatatatatatatatatatatatatcaatttCATGTGATAGATGAAGAAAGTTGGATGCAAtcttaaatttgaagaaaaaaagaagtgtagtttttctgtatttaaaaccAGCTCCTGTTATTCTGTTACATGTCAATAAACTACAATTTGTACTGAACAGAAAGTTTGAGctgctttatgttggtctattacatCAGGTCCTAATAAAATCTAGTCAAATTTAGTcacatgacaaaatatggagACTCAGAAAAATGACTGCTTCTGCAAAGGGCTATATTTTGGCTTTTTTGGTTTGAGAACCAATCCTCCTTATCTTATCAACCTGTCCAGGTGTGCTGGCTATGTTTTCCAAAGAGTCGGGAAGATAGCGGCGACTGCCATTGGTGGAGGATTCCTTCTTTTACAGGTAAAGGCATGGAAGCAATGAGTTTATGCTgccctaaaataaaaaacaaaaatgtcgcGGCATCCTTTGGAATACTTAAATGAAAAGTGAAGAGGCCAGCTGCACAGCATGCTGCTCGACTGCTTAACAGCAGAAAGAGTAGCTTTGTGTGTGCTGGCTCTGGGTGGACATGAGCCATCTGGGTGCATACACAGAATTGCATTCATATcggttctttttttctgtccgTTGAAGCAATCTCTGTTATATTTCACATTGAGATTAACATGTGGTTATGATTTATTCCTCCTGCAGATTGCTAACCACAGTGGTTACGTGCAGGTGGACTGGAAAAAGGTGGAGAAGGAcgtaaacaaagcaaaaaagcaCCTGAAGAAGAAGGCAAACAAAGCAGCCcctgaaataaacacattcattGAGGAGGTAAAGGTACCTGGAACAACGCTTGCTCTTTTTTAaccccttttttgttttaaatttaatcttgCTGAtgttatttatcattttctaagtttgtcattaaaataattaaatgtggTGTTGATCTGAAACAAAGCAGTGCCCTCTAGTGTTAGGCTAGAACAGCTacatcaaaaatgtttcctgattcagaaagttttctttttttgcctcatTCTCCTGCAGGCCACAGATTTTATAAAGAGGAATATCGTCCTGTCCAGCGGGTTTGTTGGTGGCTTCTTTTTGGGACTGGCATCCTAAAGCTGCAGCTCATACATTACCCTCCCACCTACTGTGAATCTCATCACTACATTTATCTCCATACTTTACCTCTTTGCCCCATACATCTCCTGATTTATCACATAATGAAGAGAGAGTAGGGGTTCTGTTAAATATGTAAGCATGATCTGTTGTGACAGTGGCACTCCTGCTTTATccaagtgttttcttttcttttagattcTGAAATTGACCGCTGTGGGTATcattgtaaatatttcaattctCATCAGAACTGTACATATTTCATACACTAGGAGTGGACAAACTCAACTAAAACCcaagaatttacttttttatgttgctgaaatattagaaaagttaattttctcaAAGAATTGTGCATTTTCGCACCACACGGCATGatcaaaatgctttttaaatgacTGGGTGGTCATCGGCTGAACTGTAATTATGACCAGGCtgtagatcaaaaacaaaatgaaagtgtCTGGTTACTCAAAAGCAGCAACTTTGACTCATAAGCCTCTTATTGTAGTGGTTGTGAGTCCCTTAGCGTCTGTGTAGGAATAACAGCGTTGTTACGTTATTTATAGCAGTCAAACTCTACTCTTAAGTtgcttgaattttatttttgcctttttttgtatAAGTGCAATAAGCTATATCATTATTTGTTCTTGAAGATGTTGCTAAATCTTAAACTGgtgttttttgctgtttgtttttatttgacatgatTTTGATAaccctgtttgtgttttatttgtgtctttttggaATAAATATGCTTGAATTTGTTGAAATTCACAGTTTTCTTAAAGTTTGCTCTTTGATCAGAACATTTACATATGCCTCTcactagaaaatatttaattagtagaaaaaaaaacatgctcatACATCATTTCAAAGTTCATCATCACACAACTATTAAGACCTATAGAAAGTTAAACTCAGCATGAATGCGTTTCATTTTAGGTGTGTAAGCTATTTTAACgtagcaaaaattattttagtgtGTTATTTTAGAACTTATGGACACACAAACAGATGGAGAAACAAATGGGAGGACGGATGGACAAGATGAagtgatgacaaaaaaaaaaaactgacttaaacctgaacacaagaaataaagtttgaaaaagtcaactttttgcTACACTTTTTTCTAAACATGTCAAGATTATACATTTCACATTCtgtacaaaatgaaacaaaataatttttgcttttattcatgTCAAGtcacaaataaagtaaaatactCACTGTATTTACAAAAAGGTGCGAAGCTGAGGGGGGTGTGCATTTGAAACACCAGTAAGGTTCAGCATCACTCGTTATAATTGTGAGCAAACTGAATTTCTCTGAAAGTGTgagtccaaaaaaataaaaagaatgtcTGGTTTCACTTACGTTTGTATTAaagcagaaactaaaaaaaaaaacaaacctataGTCTGTTTTTTCTGATGGCTGCTCAGTGTCACAGCTAGATGGGCATTTTCAGGAGGGCACATTCGGTGAGCAGGCTGAAGATGCTGATTAGATATCTGCTACtggaaatctgaaataaaagaaaacatttgcttcaAATACTGTAGCGCATGTACATTGCAAGTCAGGATGCCTGAAATTCAGCATCACCCCTACTTGGTCAATATAGTGGCGAAAAATACGTACTTAACATGTCAAAGCTTTTCCtatcataaattaaatagaagtACTGATATGAAATTTTCACAAGGTATAAACAGTCAAGAAATCCAgaacaaatgcaaaataaattatgcGTAATAAAGGGAACAAATATTCCATTAATTAGCTGAGAAAtgggaaagaaagacaaaaaaccaGTTGAAAtctatcttcttttttttttttagagaaatcCTGCTTTCAACCACTGCACATATACACACTATGTCAATACAGTACCTTTATCTTGCCGTTGACTTTGGCTGATCCCAGTGCAGAGGACACTTGGTTCAGTTCCCCAGCTGAAAGGTCCACCCTGAAGTGTCTGTAAAAGTGGCTCATGAGTCCCTGCATGAACCTCGTCACCTCCGAGAAGTCGATACACACTTCATCCTCCGCCTCCCTGCTCTTCTCCGCTGAACTCTCCCTCGTGCTTCTCCACAGGTCCAGCACGTCGTCAGAGTCGACCGTGTAAGTCACCTGTAGCGGTGGCAAGACTGGGAGAGTCCAAATCATTTTCAAGTTCTGGATGTTGGTTTCCATGTGGCAGTTGGTCCATAAGGCAGCAAGCCACTGCAGAGTGGTTTGGTTGATGTCCAGAGGGCCAAAGCAGCAGTCAAAGGTCCTCTGTAACCAAGACTTAACCAAAGAAGACAGGTCCTCAGCCCCTTTGCTGCAAAACAGAGGTAGGCAGGTAAAATCCTTTGGAAGCGACTGAAGATATTCAGGGTTACCATTGATGCAGGACAACCACCCACACCAAACCGTCTTCGGTGGATCTTCCTGCCTTGCAAACATTGGCTTTGACTgtacctttaaaagaaaaagggacaaGATGACAAAACGCAACCGAAAACGGCTGGAAAACCCTCCACGTCCGAGTCCCATCACTACCTGGATGAGGACAGTCTCAGGGTCATCGCTCGTCTCTGCCAGCCCCTGCAGCACGGAGAAGGAGACTTTGAAGGTGTTCTGCAGCCCCCCCACCTCCACCGCCAGGCCCTCCTGCTTCTCTGCAGCAATGAACGCAGAGAGCTGCCGGGAATAGCTCTTCAGCTGGGTGTGTCTGAACTGGTAGAGAGGAGTGACGTACGACAGCTGCCACTCCGTTTTCACCAGCAACTCCAGGTGCTCTGGCTTCACTTTTTCCTTTGAAATCAATAAAGTATGGTCATCACTCCATGACTTTCGAAACAAACAGAACCACCTATCAAAGTGAAAGCCAGGCGCCACTCACAGTGATGTTTTGGGACCTTGGAGCTTTCCTGCTGGTGTTCATTCTTCGTGCGGTCAGCGCCGGCGTCAGGCCAAGCCCTGATGCGACGCCGAAGCAGGTGCGGATTGACCGCCGGTAGCTCTGACTTTTGCTCCTCCTCTTTACAACACCGCTGTGAGGAGTCCTCCCTGCACTGAAGAGCAAAAACAGATGCAGGACATTGcgtctgtttttttctcaaagaacATAGACTTTACAGACAGATATAACATCTCGCTAATTCACACTTTGGTTTGTTAGATGTTCTTTGTGCACACTTGAATTCTTATAATTACTTTGGAAGTCAACAAGTTTCTGGCTTAATTCTGACAACTGCTCTTGGCAGATTAGGTAGAtcatactgtgtgtgtgtgagggggatCGTGGGGTAaggcaaataaaatgaatttaatcaaaacaatttACCAGCTAAATTTAAGGtccattccaccctcagattaTGTGCAATTACTTTGCCTCTGAACAATTTGTCATTCCCAACTGATTAAAGGCCTAGTAGTATATTAACTACATTTGAATACATGCTTGCATTACTTTGCATTTatccaaaatatataattttagtgATTATAACTGCCCTTTAACAGGAAATATAAGTTTGATATAATGTCACAGCACAAAAATGTGAGTGTCTTTTTTACAGTGGATGCAATTATATGGTTTAACTATATATTGACCCTATGTTATCTCGATTTTTGTAGAATTTGAGAAATCCACAATAAAAACCTATGTACAAAAAAAGCGCATGTCGACTGCTAATAAAGCTATGACAACAATGAATAGATGAAAACGTCTGACAACCACTGTCTGTAGAAGTCATAGCTCTTCCAGAGTCTTATCGGAAAACTGTGCTATAAATATTTGAAGAAGAAAAGTCGAAAACATCTCTGATTCTGCTCCGACATAAAATATTGTCGCCCAAAGCAAATGAAAGCGAGAATTAAGTGATGTGAAAACTCAATCTGTTATCGTACTCGGTTGGATTTAAATGATAAAGTCATCGGAGATTAATAAAAGACACCCAAAACATTCCAAAACACACCTCACGCAAAAATAATTCGTGAGCTATTAAGCTAGCTGGACGCCCCCTGTGCAAGGAGATCCACAGGGAAAGCTGTGAAAAACGACAGGTTTAATGTCGTTTGCTAAATTAGTTCCACCAGTTAAAAGTGCAGAGATTACTGAAAAACTGTACCTTTCGCGAGACCCCTCCATGCTCTGTTTACCGACCAAAGCTCAGAGGAAAATAACAAACAGTAACAAAAACTGGAAACtagtcttcttcttcttcttcttcttttttatggcggttggcaagccGGAAACTAATTTTGAACAATTCGcggtcttcttcttcttcttcttcttcttcgtctttcAGCATTCCAGCGGTTCGCATTCAGGTTACCGGCGTATTACTGCCATCTACTGCTCAGTCGATACCACTACGTTTGCAATGCCATTCAAAATAACGACTTCTCCTTTAACTTCTTACGTTGTCACATTACAATAAAAGTAGGTAGAATAGAAGACCAGCAAGATGTGCTCAAGTAAGGGCATcgctacttcaacatatttttaaactaagtaaaagttaaaaaaagtgaGCCGTCCAAAAagctcaaactgaaaaaatgataataataattcttGCATATAATGTGacgaaaatgtgaatatttaggCAATGAATCAGTCGGGCACAACTTCACAGCTAGAATTTATTCAAATAGTTGACCAAAAAGATCATCTGCTTCttgcaagaaaaacattaaatgtacttgtattattttaagtttattttaatctagGGGCTCTCCATCTTTGCGCCTGTATGTGAATTGCCGTGTGTGCATATTTTATAGCTCCCTTTCACATGAAACCATGTTACCATAGAAACAgggctcttttcttttttccccgtATGCCTGTTCTCATTTTTCAGCTTCTTTGcactttattttgattttcatcCATCTGCTTTGGCTGTACTTATTGTTTCTAGTCCCACATGTGCACTGTTCATGTGTCTGTGTATTTCTATGTTTTCTGACTGACTGAGCATTGAATGGAGGGATATTGAGCAGCAGATAGCATGATGACCACATCAACAGCCAATCAAATGGTTTGCACAAGCTGGTAGGTTCAACCAATGGAGGAAGCCTGAAGAGGATGTGTGAGGAGAGATGCAGCACTCCTCACACAAACTGCAGAACATACTCCAAATACACAGCACCATCTAGTGGCAAGCAATGTCCTTGTTCATTCCCATCTGTGTCCCTCAAAACGGTAAAGAGCCAGGCAAACCAATCTGTTTTGATGATCCCCAGTACTTTTAGAAAATATCCTGCGGACCTATGACACAAAAAATTTACTTCATGGAAGATTTCTTGGAATTACATTTAGAGTAAAACTGAAAGCACTTAAGAAAAGAAACTTTACACAGTTAAGTCATagacatttcagcaacaagacagttgAAAGCgctttaaattataaaaatcatCACACAAtcatcaattatgaaacaagcaataaacattcgCATGAGTCTTATTCACTGCACGCTTTGCAAAAAGGCCCTAAAAACAATGCAGCATCTCGTATCGGGGTGTAAGAATAAGGAATACACGGAATGCTTTAACCAAGTATtgtgtacagaaaaaaaataatctgtggaGAATATTAAATGGAGATCCCTACAATCCTGTTGGAAtgattgctttttaatttttaatacatttgcaaaATACTCCCCTCcccaaaaaatctaattattttaaagtggtATTTACAtgtagaattttgagaaaagagACATGTCGGGGGaatgaataaatctgattttaatccTTAAGAAAATTTGTGGGTATGTTTTCTCTCTCATTATCatggcaaatagaaataattttggtaattcaaGAGAAATTTGCTCTcttttaacttcagacagtgattgaaaaaaaaaggtgcatgtctttttattcagtgtatgtacACTTCTGGTTTCTGGTATGTGCATATGCTAATGGCAGCaacaaatacttttattttacttaattgtAGACCCCTGCTGTAGAACATGTCAGGTTTCATAGAGATGTCCGTGACACTGATTGGGCCCGCTACCCCACTATTGGAAACCTCCGTTTTCAGGCATGTCCCTGATGACCCATGGGAATTTGGGAATCACTGACATTTCTGCTTATACCTCATTTTTGTCTAAGTGCAAACAATATCCGTTTAATTATTCAGCAAGTAGCCATAATGTGTGGAAATGGCTATGattgacagaaaatataattacGAGCGTAACACAGAGTCTGTTCAAATGATGGTGATAAGAAGGGGAAAGGCTGACGTAAGGTGATGAGATTTTGCTGGTTGACGCCTGCGCGGGATACACTGACTGGAACCATTGGAGAGATTAGCAAGAAACTGTGAATGTAGTGCGCAACAACAGGACGCCATATTGGCTCAAGTTAGGCTAAAAAAAAACCGTGTGTGGGCCTTCTTTTCTTCGTGGCCATTTTGGCTCTGGAAAGACCACTTGTCTGGTCGACAGAGGGAGGAGTCTGGCATTTCTGGAAGtcgcgaaaaaaaaaaaaaaaaaaaaaaaaaacacagccagGCAAAGCCAGTCAGCATCTTGGGAAGCGTAAAACCCGAGAGAAAcgagtgggtttttttttattcacggTACAATTTTAATATTCTCCAGCGCAAGCGGTCTATGCAACAGAGGAGGCTGTGGACATGGTCGCGAAGGGCTTTAATTTGGGCTCGGGAAGCTGAAGCACACTGCAGCCCGAGCTCATAGCGTTTTTTCGGTGGGGATAAGCCATCTGTGATACACCAACCGGTGATTCTGTCGACTGCTAGCTCGCGTTAACCTAGCTTGCTAACCCTTCTCGAGAGTCCCGTTAGCTTGCGGCGAAAGGCAGCATCTTGGGTCGGAGCACGGGACGTGTCTGTGGATGCTGCTGCGGGTGCAATAATCTTCGCCAGTGGGGTACACACCCGAGGCAATGCTAAAAGGGGTGTTCTTCTTCCAACGAACGAGGAAATCTCCACGCCCTGGGGTCTCGTCTGTGGTTACGGCTTAGCCAGCCCACCAGGAGCGGAGCTCGGGAGAAGGTGGGGCCGAAGACTGACAGCCTGGGTCGCCAGCTAAATGCGGCTAACCGGCTAATTCGGTTTATTTTAGTGGCTATTTGTGTTCTCgttaatttttgttctttaggGGTTTGAGTTAGCAGCTGCGTGTTTTCCCGACGCAGCAGTAACCTCACTTGACAAAGAAATTAAGCTGACATTGATTACTTCCAAACCCCGGTGGGTGGGATTTCTTTCGGAGAGCATCCCAGCTTGCCTAGATGACCATGGCGGACGACGACGTGCTGTTCGAGGATGTGTACGAGCTTTGCGAGGTGATCGGCAAGTGAGTATTTTCATGTTCGGATGGATTGCAGTCATATTGACACGTTCACCATATCTGTTTGAAACATGCTTATGTCTTGGCGCACAGGTGTACTAGGCGAAAGGTTAATTGGACGGGTGAGGTTGGATTTATACCATCTTCACTGGGTTTAAAGCTGCCACACTAGGGTGTATTTTCCTTGCCATTAATAGACACACGCTGACGGTGTAAACACATATGAGAAACAAAAGTTCAATGTTTGTGTAAAGCACACATATAAAAACTTTCTATTTCTGCTTTATGCATATTTGGATcaatgacatcacaagaggcacATACTTTAGAATAGGAAAGAGTGAGCGTGTGCT
This genomic window from Xiphophorus couchianus chromosome 24, X_couchianus-1.0, whole genome shotgun sequence contains:
- the LOC114140417 gene encoding FUN14 domain-containing protein 1 isoform X4; protein product: MNRALELRVRNSLKYTFHVVNNTAGQDDPESEDEVYEVVDLTEYARRHQWWSRVFGNNSGPIAEKYSVATQIMMGGVTGWCAGYVFQRVGKIAATAIGGGFLLLQVDWKKVEKDVNKAKKHLKKKANKAAPEINTFIEEVKATDFIKRNIVLSSGFVGGFFLGLAS
- the LOC114140417 gene encoding FUN14 domain-containing protein 1 isoform X6, encoding MATGDHREAGQDDPESEDEVYEVVDLTEYARRHQWWSRVFGNNSGPIAEKYSVATQIMMGGVTGWCAGYVFQRVGKIAATAIGGGFLLLQIANHSGYVQVDWKKVEKDVNKAKKHLKKKANKAAPEINTFIEEVKATDFIKRNIVLSSGFVGGFFLGLAS
- the LOC114140417 gene encoding FUN14 domain-containing protein 1 isoform X7, with the protein product MATGDHREAGQDDPESEDEVYEVVDLTEYARRHQWWSRVFGNNSGPIAEKYSVATQIMMGGVTGWCAGYVFQRVGKIAATAIGGGFLLLQIANHSGYVQVDWKKVEKDVNKAKKHLKKKANKAAPEINTFIEEATDFIKRNIVLSSGFVGGFFLGLAS
- the LOC114140417 gene encoding FUN14 domain-containing protein 1 isoform X3, which encodes MLFGVVNPVGGAQKRSPAGQDDPESEDEVYEVVDLTEYARRHQWWSRVFGNNSGPIAEKYSVATQIMMGGVTGWCAGYVFQRVGKIAATAIGGGFLLLQIANHSGYVQVDWKKVEKDVNKAKKHLKKKANKAAPEINTFIEEVKATDFIKRNIVLSSGFVGGFFLGLAS
- the cenpl gene encoding centromere protein L, encoding MEGSRESAGRTPHSGVVKRRSKSQSYRRSIRTCFGVASGLGLTPALTARRMNTSRKAPRSQNITEKVKPEHLELLVKTEWQLSYVTPLYQFRHTQLKSYSRQLSAFIAAEKQEGLAVEVGGLQNTFKVSFSVLQGLAETSDDPETVLIQVQSKPMFARQEDPPKTVWCGWLSCINGNPEYLQSLPKDFTCLPLFCSKGAEDLSSLVKSWLQRTFDCCFGPLDINQTTLQWLAALWTNCHMETNIQNLKMIWTLPVLPPLQVTYTVDSDDVLDLWRSTRESSAEKSREAEDEVCIDFSEVTRFMQGLMSHFYRHFRVDLSAGELNQVSSALGSAKVNGKIKISSSRYLISIFSLLTECALLKMPI
- the LOC114140417 gene encoding FUN14 domain-containing protein 1 isoform X5 produces the protein MNRALELRVRNSLKYTFHVVNNTAGQDDPESEDEVYEVVDLTEYARRHQWWSRVFGNNSGPIAEKYSVATQIMMGGVTGWCAGYVFQRVGKIAATAIGGGFLLLQVDWKKVEKDVNKAKKHLKKKANKAAPEINTFIEEATDFIKRNIVLSSGFVGGFFLGLAS
- the LOC114140417 gene encoding FUN14 domain-containing protein 1 isoform X2, with the translated sequence MNRALELRVRNSLKYTFHVVNNTAGQDDPESEDEVYEVVDLTEYARRHQWWSRVFGNNSGPIAEKYSVATQIMMGGVTGWCAGYVFQRVGKIAATAIGGGFLLLQIANHSGYVQVDWKKVEKDVNKAKKHLKKKANKAAPEINTFIEEATDFIKRNIVLSSGFVGGFFLGLAS
- the LOC114140417 gene encoding FUN14 domain-containing protein 1 isoform X1 — encoded protein: MNRALELRVRNSLKYTFHVVNNTAGQDDPESEDEVYEVVDLTEYARRHQWWSRVFGNNSGPIAEKYSVATQIMMGGVTGWCAGYVFQRVGKIAATAIGGGFLLLQIANHSGYVQVDWKKVEKDVNKAKKHLKKKANKAAPEINTFIEEVKATDFIKRNIVLSSGFVGGFFLGLAS